One genomic segment of Dehalococcoidia bacterium includes these proteins:
- a CDS encoding rhodanese-like domain-containing protein, whose product MAVKNPQEPFTRVSVQEAKAMLDKGDTAFIDVREPGEFAEYHAAGTTLIPLNSVYNRRDELPDDKDLLFICKMGQRSALACEYAAAGGKTRLFNVEGGTDTWRDSGLPMG is encoded by the coding sequence GTGGCGGTGAAGAACCCGCAGGAACCGTTTACCCGCGTCTCGGTGCAGGAGGCGAAGGCGATGCTCGACAAGGGCGACACCGCCTTCATCGACGTGCGCGAGCCGGGCGAGTTCGCCGAATACCATGCCGCCGGCACGACGCTGATTCCGCTCAACAGCGTCTACAACCGCCGCGACGAGCTGCCCGACGACAAGGATCTACTCTTCATCTGCAAGATGGGCCAGCGCAGCGCCCTCGCCTGCGAATACGCCGCAGCGGGAGGCAAGACACGCCTGTTCAACGTCGAGGGCGGCACCGATACCTGGCGCGACTCCGGCCTGCCGATGGGCTAA
- a CDS encoding Lrp/AsnC ligand binding domain-containing protein: MRAVFVLVKVEPGQVEAVAQRIGNLEAFSEGYSISGAYDLLLKFYIEDIDHLGRLVTHEIQAIPHVRETFTLLTFNAFPAPGAGG, translated from the coding sequence ATGCGCGCCGTGTTTGTGTTGGTCAAGGTCGAACCGGGACAGGTTGAGGCCGTCGCCCAGCGCATCGGCAACCTCGAAGCCTTCTCCGAGGGCTACTCGATCTCGGGCGCCTACGACCTGCTGCTGAAGTTCTACATCGAGGACATCGACCACCTCGGCAGGCTGGTGACGCACGAAATCCAGGCCATACCACACGTGCGCGAGACGTTTACCCTGCTCACCTTCAACGCCTTTCCAGCGCCCGGCGCCGGCGGCTGA
- the groL gene encoding chaperonin GroEL (60 kDa chaperone family; promotes refolding of misfolded polypeptides especially under stressful conditions; forms two stacked rings of heptamers to form a barrel-shaped 14mer; ends can be capped by GroES; misfolded proteins enter the barrel where they are refolded when GroES binds), producing MPAKQVLFDEYARESLKTGVDIVANTVRVTLGPKGRNVALGKRFGAPTITHDGVTVANEIEIKDRFVNLGVQITKEAASKTGDVAGDGTTTSTVLAQAMVHEGLRNIAAGANPMALKRGIEAATEAAVEALQAMAIPVSGQEGLTQIATLASADTEIGELVGEAMHRLTANGVITVDEGQGMRSEIEYVEGMSFDRGYVSPYLATETERQTATLDEPYILITDKRISAVADVVPVLEQVLRSGKKEFLIVADDFDGDALATLIVNKQRGNLTAVAVKAPGFGDRQMDMLEDLALLTGGQVISEKTGRKMESVTLADLGACRRAVITKEETTIIEGRGSHDAVAGRVKSLKMQAEDAGSDYDREKLQERIAKLAGGAAVIHVGGTTETEMKERKARVEDALHAARAASEEGIIPGGGVSLVRAAAKLDGLGLSGDEKTGAAIVKKALEAPLMQIAENAGREGGVVVNGVRREQESRGDQNIGFEVISGEYVDLLDAGIIDPLKVTRAALQNGASVAALLLTTEALITEIPQPETPMPMPEMDDY from the coding sequence ATGCCCGCAAAACAGGTTTTATTTGACGAATACGCGCGTGAGTCGTTGAAAACCGGCGTGGATATCGTCGCCAACACGGTCAGGGTCACGCTGGGGCCGAAGGGCCGCAACGTCGCCCTCGGCAAGCGGTTCGGCGCGCCGACGATCACGCACGACGGTGTCACCGTTGCCAATGAGATCGAGATCAAGGACCGCTTCGTCAATCTCGGCGTGCAGATCACCAAAGAAGCCGCGAGCAAGACCGGCGACGTCGCCGGCGACGGCACCACGACGTCCACCGTGCTCGCGCAGGCGATGGTGCACGAAGGACTGAGGAACATCGCCGCCGGCGCCAACCCCATGGCGTTGAAGCGCGGTATCGAAGCCGCGACCGAGGCCGCCGTCGAGGCGCTGCAGGCGATGGCGATTCCCGTCTCCGGACAAGAAGGGCTGACGCAGATCGCCACGCTCGCCAGCGCCGACACGGAGATCGGCGAGCTGGTGGGCGAGGCGATGCACCGGCTCACGGCCAACGGTGTAATCACCGTCGACGAGGGCCAGGGCATGCGCTCCGAAATCGAGTACGTCGAAGGCATGAGCTTCGACCGCGGCTACGTTTCGCCGTACCTTGCGACGGAGACCGAGCGGCAGACGGCCACGCTGGACGAGCCCTACATCCTGATCACCGACAAGCGCATTTCGGCCGTGGCCGATGTCGTGCCGGTGTTGGAGCAGGTGCTGCGTTCCGGCAAGAAGGAGTTCCTGATCGTCGCCGACGATTTCGACGGCGATGCGCTCGCCACGCTGATCGTCAACAAGCAGCGCGGCAACCTCACGGCGGTGGCGGTGAAGGCGCCCGGCTTCGGCGACCGTCAGATGGATATGCTCGAAGACCTCGCCCTCCTCACCGGCGGCCAGGTGATCTCGGAGAAGACCGGCCGCAAGATGGAGAGCGTAACCCTGGCTGACCTCGGCGCCTGCCGGCGGGCCGTGATCACCAAAGAGGAGACGACGATCATCGAAGGCCGCGGCTCGCATGACGCCGTAGCCGGCCGCGTGAAGTCGCTCAAGATGCAGGCTGAGGACGCCGGCTCCGACTACGACCGCGAGAAGCTGCAGGAGCGCATCGCCAAGCTCGCGGGCGGCGCCGCCGTGATCCACGTCGGCGGCACGACCGAGACGGAGATGAAGGAGCGCAAGGCGCGCGTCGAGGACGCGCTGCACGCCGCTCGCGCCGCCTCCGAAGAGGGGATCATTCCCGGCGGGGGCGTTTCGCTGGTGCGTGCAGCCGCGAAGCTGGACGGGCTCGGCCTCTCGGGCGATGAGAAGACCGGCGCGGCGATCGTGAAAAAGGCGCTGGAAGCGCCGCTGATGCAGATCGCGGAGAACGCGGGGCGCGAGGGTGGCGTCGTGGTGAACGGCGTCCGCCGCGAGCAGGAGTCGCGCGGCGACCAGAACATCGGCTTCGAGGTGATCAGCGGCGAGTACGTCGATCTGCTCGACGCGGGCATCATCGATCCGCTGAAGGTGACACGGGCGGCGCTGCAGAACGGCGCCAGCGTCGCGGCGCTGCTGCTGACGACCGAGGCCCTGATCACGGAGATCCCGCAGCCCGAGACGCCGATGCCGATGCCGGAGATGGACGACTACTAA
- a CDS encoding HAD family hydrolase yields the protein MMTIFLFDIDMTLIRTNGAGRRAMTRTFRELYGVDEAFAGMEFAGRTDGAILRDCYGRHELHERDLAMEFGRFRAIYFDLLKEELVAGPATDVLPGVAMLLETLAARPDVRLGLGTGNYRSAAEIKLRHAGIWDPFLDGGFADDSEDRAEVIAEGARRLGRTAADRVWIVGDSEHDVSAGRANGIPVIGVATGHCSAATLTAAGANAVLSDLADVPGFLALTLS from the coding sequence ATGATGACGATCTTCCTCTTCGACATCGACATGACGCTGATCCGCACAAACGGCGCCGGGCGGCGGGCGATGACGCGCACCTTCCGCGAGTTGTACGGCGTCGACGAAGCCTTCGCCGGCATGGAATTCGCCGGCCGGACCGATGGCGCCATCCTGCGTGACTGCTACGGCCGTCACGAACTGCACGAGCGCGACCTGGCGATGGAGTTTGGGCGCTTCCGCGCGATCTACTTCGATTTGCTCAAGGAAGAACTGGTGGCCGGCCCCGCGACCGACGTATTGCCCGGGGTGGCGATGCTGCTCGAAACACTGGCGGCGCGGCCCGACGTGCGGCTGGGACTGGGCACCGGCAACTATCGCAGCGCGGCCGAAATCAAGCTGCGGCACGCCGGCATCTGGGACCCGTTTCTTGATGGCGGATTCGCGGATGACTCCGAGGACCGGGCGGAGGTGATTGCGGAAGGGGCCCGGCGCCTCGGCCGAACCGCGGCCGACCGCGTCTGGATCGTCGGCGACAGCGAACACGACGTGAGCGCCGGGCGAGCGAACGGGATTCCGGTGATCGGCGTGGCCACGGGCCATTGCTCGGCGGCGACGCTCACCGCGGCCGGTGCGAACGCCGTG